The DNA segment CGGCTGCCAGCAGCAGGGCTGCCGTGCCGGTCATCTGGCTCAGGCAGGCGTCCAGGCTTACCGCCGGATCGGTCGATACCGGGCCGGATGGAGGCGCTGCGGGACGAGGCTGCGCACTCGCCGAAGCCCCTGAGGCTCCAGCCGTCTGCACCTGCTCTGGCTGCCCGCCTGCTGCGGGCGTGGGCTCCGGCTGCGGCTGGGCCTCCTGCGGAGGCGCTTCCACCGGAAGCCGCTTGGCGAACTCGGCCAGATCGCGCATGCCCGGCCCGTCCGGGGCGTTCTGGGCTATGAACTCGTCCAGGGTGCTGAACCCGCCCACCAGACGGTCCACCACGTCCTTGGGGAAGGCGGCGTCGGTGCTGTAGGCGTCGAAATAGGCCTGCACCTGGTCGCGATACCAGACCAGGGCGTTCACGCGACCCCGCATGCGTTTTTTCGGGGGGGACAGGTCCTCCCAGAAGGTGGTGGTCATGTCGGCGAGGAGCGTCACCCCGTCGGCCATGCCGGGGATGGCGTTCATCTTGAAGAGCGCCACGGCCATGTAGGCCGCGGTGGGCAGGTGCTTGCCCTTGGTGGTCAGGATGGTGGTGGCCAGCTTGGCGACGTTTTCCCAGTCGATGCCCTGGCCGCCGATGGTGGGCATGGAAAGCTTGTCGATTTCTGCCTGGAGCTTCTCGAACTCCGGCTCGTATGACGGGTCGGCTCCGGCGGGCTGCGCCGCGGAGATGGGGGCTTTGCCGATTTCTGCTACGTCCATGGCGGGTATGGCCTTGCGTTGGGGGTTGGCTGGGCGCGGCCTTGCGCCTCGCCCTTCCCCGCAATCTAACCAGAATCCCCCCCGCTGAACAACTCTTTACTCTTTACGGCTTTTGGACCTCGTATTTCTGGGCCTCGTGCCGACCTGGATCCTGGGAAATCGCCTCCGAGCGGGTCGCCGTGCCGAAAGCCAGTCCCACTGCCGCCAATATGAACAAAATAATGACCAGGCGTTTCATGCGGGTACTCCTCGTGTGGTTACGCGTCGCCCTGCTGTCGCGCGCAGCTGCGGTCGTTTTTCCTGGGCGTGACGCCTGAGCCTCCTCCGTCCGAGCCAAGTCCCATCTCCATCGCCGCCGCCTGGAGCACCTTGGCCATGCGGCCCGGATTGCTGACCATGGGCAGCGGCCCGGTCTGCAATTCGGCCACGCGCATCTTCATGAGCGTCGCCTTGGCGGCCTGGGCCTTCAGCGCCGATTCCTCCGCGTTCGATACCGTGCCCACAGTGCGCAGATAGACGCCTGGCAGCTGCCTGTCCCGCCTGCCGTAGGGATACGGCGCTGTCAGGCAGCTCCGGGGAAACGGCTGAAGCCGCACCGACAACCAGCGCGCCAGCTCCCGGCAGGTGAGCCCGAAGCTCTCGGCGGGCGGGGCGGGCACCAGCCAGTCCGAACCGCTTTGCCTG comes from the Fundidesulfovibrio putealis DSM 16056 genome and includes:
- a CDS encoding alpha/beta fold hydrolase codes for the protein MATFVLIHGAFTGGWIWRRTARALTKLGHEAFRPTLTGCGERSHMLRPEISLSWHVEDVAQLLFHEDLERAILVGHGYGSMIASAVAHRHGGKVGGVVHLDGVLPERGASFLDVAGRTGMRGAGRQSGSDWLVPAPPAESFGLTCRELARWLSVRLQPFPRSCLTAPYPYGRRDRQLPGVYLRTVGTVSNAEESALKAQAAKATLMKMRVAELQTGPLPMVSNPGRMAKVLQAAAMEMGLGSDGGGSGVTPRKNDRSCARQQGDA